The following proteins are co-located in the Pyrobaculum calidifontis JCM 11548 genome:
- a CDS encoding DUF2208 domain-containing protein, giving the protein MRRLLISLASILAFSAILTFYPGEYFTAILLYFVLFFGITIAMGLRTYRRGMATVQEISKGKPLLEIDEKEVGKVMEKDKELVAEYRRLTRSSLIPLLLLPAFMVLATVLFPTLPPLLESTAGPVIGAYPARFLAYVTIFSIFSAISMLLFKPPTMPRIVRNVKIYEGGMVVDKVVGLKAPIEVEEYTVNPERRFIQFKLNNQIFRIYYKDVKELDSILLKIIKPLKQRSQ; this is encoded by the coding sequence ATGAGGAGGTTGCTAATCTCGCTGGCATCTATACTGGCCTTCTCTGCAATTCTCACATTCTACCCCGGCGAATATTTCACAGCTATTCTGCTCTACTTTGTGCTATTCTTCGGAATAACTATCGCCATGGGTTTAAGAACCTATAGAAGAGGCATGGCTACAGTCCAGGAAATATCCAAGGGGAAGCCCCTCCTCGAAATAGACGAGAAAGAGGTGGGGAAAGTCATGGAAAAAGACAAAGAGCTTGTAGCAGAGTATAGAAGGCTCACTCGCTCCTCGCTCATACCGCTACTACTCCTCCCAGCCTTCATGGTGTTGGCCACGGTCCTCTTCCCCACTCTCCCGCCGCTCTTGGAATCTACGGCGGGGCCCGTAATAGGCGCCTACCCCGCCAGATTTCTCGCCTACGTCACAATATTTTCAATATTCTCCGCTATCTCGATGCTCTTGTTCAAGCCCCCCACAATGCCCAGGATAGTGAGAAACGTCAAGATATACGAGGGCGGAATGGTGGTAGACAAGGTGGTCGGGCTCAAGGCCCCCATCGAGGTAGAGGAATACACCGTCAACCCAGAGCGGCGATTTATACAATTTAAACTAAATAACCAGATATTTAGAATATATTACAAAGACGTAAAAGAACTTGACAGTATTTTACTAAAAATTATAAAGCCCTTAAAACAGCGAAGCCAGTGA
- the rpl12p gene encoding 50S ribosomal protein P1: MEYIYGALLLHYAKQEINEENLAKVLQAAGITPDEVRIKTLVAALKEVNIDEAIKSAAFAPVAAPAAAAAPAAAGGAAPAAKAEEKKEEEEKKGPSEEEIAGSLASLF; this comes from the coding sequence ATGGAGTACATCTACGGGGCGTTACTGTTGCACTACGCAAAACAGGAAATAAACGAGGAAAATTTGGCCAAGGTGCTCCAAGCGGCTGGCATTACGCCAGATGAGGTTAGGATAAAGACTCTGGTGGCCGCGTTAAAGGAGGTGAACATCGACGAGGCCATTAAGTCTGCCGCGTTTGCCCCAGTGGCAGCGCCTGCGGCCGCTGCGGCGCCGGCCGCGGCTGGAGGAGCGGCTCCAGCGGCTAAGGCTGAGGAGAAGAAAGAGGAAGAGGAGAAGAAGGGGCCGAGCGAGGAGGAGATCGCTGGCTCACTGGCTTCGCTGTTTTAA
- a CDS encoding ATP:cob(I)alamin adenosyltransferase has protein sequence MLIKPCLLWMRCPGDSGDTTVFWKGEARPARKDDPVVKLFGALDTAVAYSHKAANLLQRPQSRIMRLVAFSLMELGFYLATGKPEYLDTAYELYRRALKLAYTIAPPEPLRAWLACSSPECSAVDEARVWIRWAERRAVSLDSTAAKLMNQLSNLTFEVMRTLPHIQYRHRRVR, from the coding sequence GTGCTCATTAAGCCTTGCCTACTGTGGATGCGCTGCCCCGGCGACTCTGGAGACACCACTGTGTTTTGGAAGGGGGAGGCCAGGCCAGCTAGGAAGGACGATCCAGTGGTCAAGCTCTTCGGCGCCTTGGACACCGCAGTGGCGTACAGCCACAAGGCGGCGAACCTCCTGCAACGGCCGCAGAGCCGCATCATGCGCCTCGTGGCCTTCTCGCTGATGGAGCTAGGCTTCTACCTCGCCACCGGCAAGCCCGAGTACTTAGACACAGCCTACGAGCTATACCGCCGCGCGTTGAAGCTGGCCTATACAATTGCGCCCCCCGAGCCCCTCAGGGCGTGGCTGGCCTGCTCGTCGCCAGAGTGCTCAGCAGTAGACGAGGCCAGGGTGTGGATTCGGTGGGCCGAGCGCCGTGCTGTATCACTAGATAGCACGGCGGCAAAGCTCATGAATCAGCTCTCCAACCTGACATTCGAAGTAATGAGGACGCTCCCCCACATCCAGTACCGGCACAGGAGGGTGCGATAA
- the prpB gene encoding methylisocitrate lyase, whose protein sequence is MIVKKGRVDGARLLREELSRPGIVLVPGVFNALTALMAQSLGFKAVYVSGAAVTASMALPDLGLITMDEMVKTVKYITDAVDIPVIVDIDTGYGEALNVMRAVREFEAVGAAGVQLEDQVLPKKCGHLTGKALIPPDEMAKKIKAAVEARRNPDFVIIARTDAANVTGFEDAVQRAQLYLEAGADVIFPEALRTEDEFREFAKRVKAPLLANMTEFGVSPLIPAKKLEEFGYKFVIFPVTALRVAMYAIREVFKTILAEGTQVAWLDKMFTRKELYELIRYYDYEKLDREIAESVDRLIRDKKAVR, encoded by the coding sequence ATGATTGTTAAGAAAGGGAGGGTGGATGGGGCTAGGCTTCTCCGCGAGGAGCTCTCTAGGCCTGGCATTGTCCTCGTGCCGGGTGTGTTTAACGCGCTTACGGCTCTCATGGCCCAGAGCCTCGGGTTTAAGGCGGTGTATGTGTCAGGCGCCGCCGTCACTGCTTCAATGGCGTTGCCAGACCTCGGCTTAATTACGATGGACGAGATGGTGAAGACGGTGAAGTATATAACAGATGCGGTTGATATACCGGTTATAGTGGACATAGACACCGGATACGGGGAGGCGTTGAACGTGATGAGGGCTGTCCGGGAGTTTGAGGCAGTTGGCGCGGCGGGGGTTCAGCTGGAGGACCAGGTATTGCCCAAGAAGTGCGGCCACTTGACGGGGAAGGCGCTGATACCCCCCGACGAGATGGCAAAGAAGATAAAGGCCGCTGTCGAGGCGAGGAGGAACCCCGATTTTGTCATCATTGCTAGGACAGACGCGGCTAATGTAACAGGGTTTGAAGACGCGGTGCAACGCGCCCAGCTCTACTTAGAGGCCGGCGCCGATGTGATATTCCCAGAGGCGCTCCGCACGGAGGACGAGTTTAGGGAATTTGCGAAGAGGGTTAAGGCGCCTCTTTTGGCCAACATGACAGAGTTCGGCGTGTCGCCGCTTATCCCAGCCAAGAAGTTGGAAGAGTTCGGCTACAAGTTTGTGATATTCCCAGTCACGGCGCTTAGGGTGGCCATGTACGCCATTAGGGAGGTGTTTAAGACAATACTCGCCGAGGGCACTCAAGTGGCGTGGCTCGACAAAATGTTCACAAGGAAGGAGCTCTACGAGTTGATAAGGTACTACGACTATGAAAAACTGGACAGAGAAATAGCCGAGAGCGTAGACCGCCTCATAAGAGATAAAAAGGCGGTCCGTTAA
- a CDS encoding MmgE/PrpD family protein, with translation MDRVTKTLAEYTAYIDFSKVPAETRHEVKRRIIDSAAVAFAAYTSEPVALARRAASRFPTAEGARILGTRYKVSPDWATFVNGLMIRYHDFNDTYLSKEPLHPSDLIGAALSVGDYVGARGTDLITAVALGYEASVTFCDGGTLRKRGWDHVNFLGIGSLLASAKLLGLDVVKTQHALAIYAVPHAAMRQTRVGELSMWKGAAAANSSRNAVFAALLAKEGFTGPYKPFEGEMGFFKQLLQGDFDLSVLKRLEELQPPRRILDTYIKPYPVEYHAQTAVEAALKLREKVRLDEIEKVRIDTYEAAYTIIGPKDPEKWDPHTKETADHSIMWVTAAALVWGPIKIEHYRDIRNPAVLSLMKKMEVNLDPELDKLYPQAFPTVITVVTKSGSKYTERVDYAKGHPKNPMTDAELEQKFNELTQGILPDEVRKRALDIMWNLEKYSVADLLEALAV, from the coding sequence ATGGACAGAGTTACGAAAACACTTGCCGAATATACGGCGTATATTGATTTCTCCAAGGTTCCCGCCGAGACTCGGCATGAGGTAAAGAGGAGGATCATTGACTCGGCGGCAGTTGCCTTCGCGGCGTACACCAGCGAGCCCGTAGCTCTTGCAAGGAGAGCGGCGTCTAGGTTCCCCACGGCCGAGGGGGCTAGGATCTTGGGCACTCGTTACAAGGTCTCTCCCGACTGGGCCACCTTTGTCAACGGCCTTATGATACGCTACCACGACTTCAACGACACATACCTCTCTAAGGAGCCGCTTCACCCAAGTGACCTCATTGGAGCCGCCCTCTCTGTGGGCGACTACGTGGGCGCGCGGGGCACGGACTTGATAACGGCCGTGGCCTTAGGCTACGAGGCCTCAGTCACTTTCTGCGACGGGGGGACGCTTAGGAAGAGGGGCTGGGACCACGTGAACTTCCTCGGCATAGGTAGCCTACTGGCCTCGGCCAAGTTGCTAGGCCTAGACGTGGTTAAGACGCAACACGCGTTGGCCATATACGCAGTGCCCCACGCCGCGATGCGCCAGACTAGGGTTGGCGAGTTGTCCATGTGGAAGGGCGCCGCGGCGGCTAACTCCAGCAGAAACGCCGTCTTTGCGGCGCTGTTGGCCAAGGAGGGCTTTACAGGGCCTTACAAGCCCTTTGAGGGAGAGATGGGGTTCTTCAAGCAGTTGTTACAGGGGGACTTCGACCTCTCTGTGTTAAAGAGACTGGAGGAGCTACAGCCGCCCCGCAGAATCCTAGACACATACATCAAGCCCTACCCCGTGGAGTACCACGCCCAGACGGCCGTGGAGGCGGCGCTTAAGCTCAGGGAGAAGGTGAGGCTAGACGAGATTGAGAAGGTTAGGATAGACACGTACGAGGCGGCGTACACGATCATTGGGCCAAAGGATCCTGAGAAGTGGGACCCCCACACCAAGGAGACGGCCGACCACTCCATCATGTGGGTCACCGCCGCCGCCCTCGTGTGGGGCCCCATCAAGATTGAGCACTACCGCGACATTAGAAACCCAGCGGTACTCTCCCTAATGAAAAAGATGGAAGTCAACCTAGACCCCGAGTTAGACAAGCTCTATCCACAAGCCTTCCCCACCGTCATTACAGTTGTGACAAAGAGCGGCTCTAAATACACCGAAAGAGTCGACTACGCAAAGGGCCACCCCAAGAACCCAATGACAGACGCCGAGCTAGAGCAGAAATTCAACGAGCTAACACAAGGCATACTCCCCGACGAAGTTAGAAAAAGAGCCCTAGACATCATGTGGAACCTAGAGAAATACTCAGTTGCCGATCTTCTAGAGGCCCTCGCCGTATAA
- a CDS encoding NAD(P)/FAD-dependent oxidoreductase, which yields MEVDYDVVIIGAGIAGLSAALYAARQRLKTLVVSKDLGGQLNMTTLIENYPAIPKISGPELAKRVEQQARAFGAEIIFDEVKTVEKSGDVFVIKTEGGDEYKALAVILAFGKTPKELGVPGESKFKNKGVSYCTICDAPFFKGQDVALVSWGDLAREPVTILSSVANKFYWIYPSDKPIHDDEFIEQTKRLGKAVFVPNSEVVEIKGDTKVRAVVVRNKKTGEVQELPVAAVFVEVGYVTKSDFVRHLVDLNERGEIIADWEGKTKTPGVFAAGDIVAYPYKQAVISAAMGVAAALSATAYVMKLKGKPIHSLVDWKASK from the coding sequence ATGGAGGTGGACTACGACGTAGTGATAATAGGCGCCGGAATCGCCGGCCTCTCCGCGGCGCTTTACGCCGCGCGGCAGAGGTTAAAGACCCTCGTGGTGAGCAAAGACTTAGGGGGCCAGTTGAACATGACTACCCTTATAGAGAACTATCCAGCAATTCCGAAGATCTCAGGCCCAGAGCTCGCAAAGCGCGTGGAGCAACAGGCCCGCGCCTTCGGCGCCGAGATAATATTCGACGAAGTGAAGACGGTGGAGAAAAGCGGAGACGTCTTCGTCATAAAGACAGAAGGCGGCGACGAGTACAAGGCCCTCGCCGTCATCTTAGCCTTTGGAAAAACGCCAAAGGAGCTGGGAGTGCCGGGGGAGAGCAAGTTCAAAAACAAGGGCGTCTCATACTGCACAATCTGCGACGCGCCGTTCTTCAAAGGCCAAGACGTGGCACTGGTGAGCTGGGGCGACTTGGCGAGAGAGCCTGTGACAATCCTCTCCTCAGTGGCCAACAAGTTCTACTGGATCTACCCATCCGACAAGCCTATACACGACGACGAGTTCATAGAACAGACCAAGAGGCTAGGGAAGGCCGTCTTTGTCCCAAACAGCGAGGTAGTGGAGATAAAGGGCGACACAAAGGTGAGGGCCGTGGTCGTAAGAAACAAGAAGACAGGCGAAGTCCAGGAGCTCCCCGTCGCCGCAGTCTTCGTCGAAGTGGGCTACGTCACCAAGAGCGATTTCGTGCGCCACCTAGTCGACTTAAACGAGAGGGGAGAGATAATTGCCGACTGGGAGGGGAAGACCAAGACACCCGGCGTCTTCGCCGCAGGCGACATAGTGGCATACCCCTACAAACAAGCGGTCATTTCCGCAGCTATGGGCGTCGCAGCCGCGCTCTCGGCTACAGCCTACGTGATGAAGCTAAAGGGAAAGCCCATCCACAGCCTCGTCGACTGGAAAGCATCAAAATAG
- a CDS encoding 30S ribosomal protein S19, translating into MSSKEAEAQKGKQGWITPTVIPPEEWGSFRYRGKTLEELLNMPMDEFIKLLPARQRRSLKRGLKPEHRKLLEKIRKAKRLMAQGKKVTIKTHCRDMIILPEMVGLTIHVYNGITYIPVFISPWHIGHYLGEFALTTRIVQHGEPGLKATRSSLHIAAK; encoded by the coding sequence ATGTCTTCAAAGGAGGCGGAGGCGCAGAAGGGGAAGCAGGGGTGGATTACGCCAACTGTAATTCCGCCCGAGGAGTGGGGCAGCTTTAGGTACAGGGGCAAGACCTTAGAGGAGCTTTTAAACATGCCTATGGACGAGTTTATAAAGCTCCTGCCTGCGCGGCAACGGAGGAGCTTGAAGCGTGGCCTTAAGCCTGAGCACAGGAAGCTCCTTGAGAAAATCCGCAAGGCCAAAAGGCTGATGGCGCAGGGCAAGAAGGTGACAATAAAGACGCACTGCAGGGACATGATTATACTGCCCGAGATGGTGGGTCTCACGATACATGTGTACAACGGCATTACCTACATCCCGGTGTTCATATCGCCGTGGCACATCGGCCACTACCTAGGCGAATTTGCACTTACGACGAGGATTGTGCAACACGGCGAGCCGGGTCTAAAGGCCACTAGGTCATCTCTACACATCGCGGCGAAGTAG
- a CDS encoding 30S ribosomal protein S17, with translation MTVVKLQSRPKVGDVVTLPDGKKVEVKNIGVPYVLPPAAVCDDPLCPWHGHLKIRLKLLEVTVEKVRMHKAAVVTHEWVHYLPKYNRYERRRRRMRVRVPECIEVKPGDKVIIAETRPLSKTIAWVVIGKKEDVVEWKAKHETLPSV, from the coding sequence ATGACAGTCGTAAAGCTACAGTCTAGGCCAAAGGTTGGCGACGTTGTTACACTTCCAGACGGCAAAAAGGTGGAGGTGAAGAACATCGGCGTGCCCTACGTCTTGCCTCCGGCGGCTGTGTGCGACGACCCGCTCTGTCCCTGGCACGGCCACCTTAAGATAAGGCTGAAGCTCCTCGAGGTGACGGTGGAGAAGGTTAGGATGCACAAGGCAGCGGTAGTCACACACGAGTGGGTGCACTACCTGCCTAAGTACAACAGGTATGAGAGGCGGCGGAGGAGGATGAGGGTCAGGGTGCCCGAGTGCATAGAGGTTAAGCCCGGCGACAAGGTGATAATCGCCGAGACGCGCCCGCTGTCAAAAACCATCGCGTGGGTGGTAATAGGGAAGAAGGAAGACGTGGTTGAGTGGAAGGCGAAGCACGAGACTCTGCCAAGTGTCTAA
- a CDS encoding ERCC4 domain-containing protein produces the protein MSNAVVLVDTREHASPVLRAIKETGCGVVKTKLEVGDYVAGHYVFERKSASDFVNSIIDGRLFDQAERLKASGLKPLVVIEGDLWAELEFRKISPNAVLGAQLGLYAMGVGVVYVRDESQTGALVCLAAKKGQGGVKVPSVKKSVDVKRLQIVFLSSLPGVGPRRAEELLRRYGSPLNALLNYKSWDIDTKRHALIKRVLETPYGDNSSLDKFL, from the coding sequence GTGTCTAATGCGGTAGTCCTAGTAGATACGCGAGAACACGCGTCCCCAGTCCTCAGAGCGATTAAGGAGACCGGCTGTGGCGTAGTTAAGACAAAGCTGGAGGTGGGGGACTACGTCGCCGGCCACTACGTCTTTGAGCGAAAGAGCGCTTCCGACTTTGTAAACTCGATAATCGACGGGAGGCTCTTCGACCAGGCGGAGAGACTGAAGGCGTCGGGGCTGAAGCCGCTAGTTGTAATAGAGGGCGACCTCTGGGCGGAGCTGGAGTTTAGGAAGATATCTCCCAATGCCGTCTTAGGCGCACAGCTGGGTCTCTACGCCATGGGCGTGGGAGTGGTCTATGTGAGAGACGAGTCGCAGACGGGGGCTCTCGTTTGTCTGGCGGCCAAGAAGGGGCAGGGGGGCGTAAAAGTGCCAAGCGTGAAGAAGAGCGTCGACGTGAAGAGGCTTCAAATAGTCTTCCTTTCCTCGCTTCCCGGCGTAGGGCCAAGGCGAGCCGAGGAATTGCTGAGGCGGTACGGCTCGCCGTTGAACGCCCTGCTGAACTACAAGTCGTGGGACATCGACACCAAGAGACACGCCTTAATTAAGCGCGTGCTAGAGACGCCCTACGGCGACAACTCGTCGCTTGACAAATTCCTATAA